From Amycolatopsis sp. YIM 10, the proteins below share one genomic window:
- a CDS encoding lipase family protein, whose product MSKHRFGRVLRAGACAITALLALSVTSTVSSAVEPVDAAPAAAGLPGPFDDSFYTPPSPLPAGKPGDVIRWRPSIPGLNTLNANAWEVMYLSVNALGKPNAVTGTVLVPKGVDPATAPIVGFGVGTQGPAFKCTPSKAISRGTLYDQPAINDSLSAGYAVAVTDYEGYSKDTVPTYIVGQSMGPALIDSVRAAQNLDAAKLSKSSKVVFQGYSQGGGAAMWAAEKQPSYAPELNLVGVAAGGVPADLNEVAKGLDGYLGFGFLAFAAVGLDTAYSDLKLDSYLNDTGRAELEEAKENACVVELLANYPFKKISDYTTSNPLNTPQWQARLAQNKLGANPPKVPVFQYHAIADEIVNTPQADALHKSYCGKGVKVQWNTYLAEHLTGIFAGNADAHKWISDRFTGASAPSNC is encoded by the coding sequence TTGAGCAAGCACAGATTCGGCCGAGTGCTGCGGGCAGGCGCCTGCGCGATCACCGCCCTGCTGGCGCTTTCGGTGACCAGCACGGTTTCCTCGGCAGTGGAACCAGTGGACGCGGCACCCGCCGCGGCCGGGCTGCCCGGGCCGTTCGACGACTCCTTCTACACCCCGCCTTCACCGTTGCCCGCGGGCAAGCCGGGTGACGTGATCCGCTGGCGACCGTCGATACCCGGGCTGAACACGCTCAACGCGAACGCCTGGGAGGTCATGTACCTCTCGGTCAACGCGCTGGGCAAGCCGAACGCGGTGACCGGCACGGTGCTGGTGCCCAAGGGCGTCGACCCGGCCACCGCACCGATCGTCGGCTTCGGCGTCGGCACCCAGGGCCCGGCGTTCAAGTGCACGCCGTCGAAGGCGATCTCGCGCGGCACGCTGTACGACCAGCCCGCCATCAACGACTCGCTGAGCGCCGGTTACGCGGTGGCGGTCACCGACTACGAGGGTTACTCGAAGGACACCGTCCCGACCTACATCGTCGGGCAGTCGATGGGCCCGGCGCTGATCGACTCGGTGCGGGCGGCGCAGAACCTGGACGCGGCGAAGCTGTCGAAGTCGTCGAAGGTGGTCTTCCAGGGTTACTCGCAGGGCGGCGGTGCCGCGATGTGGGCGGCGGAGAAGCAGCCGTCGTACGCGCCGGAACTGAACCTGGTCGGGGTGGCGGCCGGTGGGGTGCCCGCCGATCTGAACGAGGTCGCGAAGGGGCTCGACGGCTATCTGGGCTTCGGCTTCCTCGCTTTCGCCGCGGTCGGCCTCGACACCGCGTATTCGGATCTGAAGCTGGATTCGTACCTGAACGACACCGGCCGCGCGGAACTGGAGGAGGCCAAGGAAAACGCGTGCGTGGTGGAACTGCTGGCGAACTACCCGTTCAAGAAGATCAGCGACTACACCACGAGCAATCCGCTGAACACCCCGCAGTGGCAGGCGCGGCTGGCGCAGAACAAGCTCGGTGCCAACCCGCCGAAGGTGCCGGTGTTCCAGTACCACGCGATCGCGGACGAGATCGTGAACACGCCGCAGGCCGACGCGCTGCACAAGTCCTACTGCGGCAAGGGCGTGAAGGTGCAGTGGAACACCTACCTGGCCGAGCACCTGACCGGCATCTTCGCCGGCAACGCCGACGCGCACAAGTGGATCAGCGACCGGTTCACCGGTGCTAGCGCACCTTCGAACTGCTGA
- a CDS encoding alpha/beta hydrolase family protein, producing the protein MRRRWLLAVPLLVAVALPVPSATAIPPVTADNGAKIVKETRLDARTVDIEISSPSLAGTGMVRLLLPSKWAAEPNRTWPTLYLLHGCCEPVDYRSWYEFTDVEQFTADKDTIVVMPTDGKAGMYTKWWNLGLKSTPDWETFHTLEVRQLVERGYRGGTQRAVAGVSIGGYGAMAYAFRHKGMFGAAASYSGMPNTLFPGTPAVIKGILVREGFYNWFDLWGHEITNIFTWSDRNPFDHVDDLRGTALYISCGNGRTGPLDPPGQSDVLEPAAELTSRSFTDRLRSRGIPATVDYYGDGTHSWPYWERALHNSWPVLAPALGLPA; encoded by the coding sequence ATGAGAAGACGCTGGCTGCTGGCAGTCCCCCTGCTCGTGGCAGTTGCCCTGCCGGTGCCGTCGGCCACCGCGATCCCGCCGGTGACCGCGGACAACGGCGCGAAGATCGTCAAGGAGACCCGGCTCGACGCGCGCACGGTGGACATCGAGATCAGCTCGCCCTCGCTGGCCGGCACCGGGATGGTCCGCCTGCTGCTGCCGTCGAAGTGGGCGGCCGAGCCGAACCGCACCTGGCCGACGCTGTACCTGCTGCACGGCTGCTGCGAACCGGTGGACTACCGCTCCTGGTACGAGTTCACCGACGTCGAGCAGTTCACCGCGGACAAGGACACCATCGTGGTGATGCCCACCGACGGCAAGGCGGGCATGTACACCAAGTGGTGGAACCTCGGGCTCAAGTCCACTCCGGACTGGGAGACCTTCCACACGCTGGAGGTGCGCCAGCTGGTCGAGCGCGGATATCGCGGCGGTACCCAGCGCGCGGTCGCCGGGGTGTCGATCGGCGGCTACGGCGCGATGGCGTACGCGTTCCGGCACAAGGGGATGTTCGGCGCGGCCGCCTCCTACAGCGGAATGCCGAACACGCTGTTCCCCGGCACGCCCGCGGTGATCAAGGGAATCCTGGTCCGCGAGGGCTTCTACAACTGGTTCGACCTCTGGGGCCACGAGATCACCAACATCTTCACCTGGTCGGACCGGAACCCCTTCGACCACGTCGACGACCTGCGCGGAACCGCGCTGTACATCTCGTGCGGCAACGGCCGCACCGGACCGCTCGATCCGCCGGGGCAGAGCGACGTGCTGGAACCGGCGGCCGAGCTGACGTCGCGCAGCTTCACCGATCGGCTCAGATCGCGGGGGATCCCCGCCACGGTCGACTACTACGGCGACGGCACGCACAGCTGGCCGTACTGGGAACGCGCGCTGCACAACTCCTGGCCGGTGCTGGCACCCGCACTCGGGCTGCCCGCCTGA